A region from the Synergistes jonesii genome encodes:
- a CDS encoding TDP-N-acetylfucosamine:lipid II N-acetylfucosaminyltransferase — translation MENVIEEKRAQEEEQRSALVDTAVKKELDRLLAMEKETKNSARRVRVESAIEKSSAVWVCKDGEKYLEFTRATSSTDDITIPESRETTAESTFLGGKTANSAPSRLTKKQPSKSGRTAQGHARSDSDVLAVSERHGGEGDEESLFDLDETCVGNEISEAKEDDSYEGLPWYERVVKQAEKTEADKRAKAEEEARAKAETEGQYVEEYSSYEDLVKKVDALTELPPHKPVILLGYDGLTYNGHKSLIDKLKLLKGRRNQIAELYVPMHYTMLNEYDTPSSDAYRRSISDYGAKTLGFRPKLLNSGRVSEETYFKFLSNVDIAVFGGHRPLNADALLYLLRMRKKIFLPRSTFLYKLLKDNGYPVFESDALPGMKFEEFIAPLPVTDEVFEWATERLDYQAVLEKWRSFYNYVNSRPSKKAFNNKHIKYLYIFFGTPHTLGGYWKMVDSRADAADHKYLILREKSILRYVPELAERDDILYLCEGGKLKKARYLYRLFSNADNIIIHGMFIGTLPVAILALFRKFHKKLAWIEWSGDIWLWKRDENCLKDKIINKLNHRIREVIPYIVMTAPTDEERFKSEFKTGAKCVYIALPTRRNGNSNDAIDAVRPPQKPEDSPIRIQIGHNMFQFNNHIKILDSLKKFADEDIEIFIPMAYGDSGLNGQYGGWEYVNMVKKKASRLFGEKLDLLTRVIPLDEYTAKLWNVDIAIFGSERICGAANIYMLIYMGKKVFLPGTSEYYKFFVDKGIKVFDTNKISEMTYEEFIKPVENQDSSWVLDQYNQTLIRSQWDAFFKELDERHLKR, via the coding sequence TTGGAGAACGTTATCGAAGAAAAAAGAGCGCAGGAAGAAGAACAGCGTAGCGCGCTCGTTGACACCGCAGTGAAAAAAGAGCTCGATCGCCTTCTTGCGATGGAAAAAGAAACTAAAAACAGCGCCAGAAGAGTCCGCGTCGAAAGCGCGATAGAGAAGAGTTCCGCTGTGTGGGTCTGCAAAGACGGAGAAAAATACCTTGAATTTACACGCGCGACATCGTCGACAGACGATATCACAATACCCGAAAGCAGGGAAACAACCGCCGAAAGCACCTTCCTTGGTGGAAAAACGGCCAATTCTGCGCCCAGCCGGCTGACGAAAAAGCAGCCGTCGAAGAGCGGCCGTACTGCGCAGGGGCATGCCAGGAGCGACAGCGATGTGCTAGCGGTATCAGAGCGCCACGGCGGAGAAGGGGATGAAGAGAGCCTCTTCGACCTCGACGAAACCTGCGTGGGAAATGAGATCTCTGAAGCGAAAGAAGACGATTCCTACGAAGGACTGCCCTGGTACGAAAGAGTGGTGAAACAAGCTGAAAAGACAGAAGCCGATAAACGGGCGAAGGCCGAAGAGGAGGCACGTGCCAAAGCTGAGACCGAGGGGCAGTATGTCGAAGAGTACTCTTCATACGAGGATCTTGTCAAAAAGGTCGACGCCTTGACGGAGCTGCCGCCGCACAAGCCCGTGATACTTCTCGGCTACGACGGTCTGACCTACAATGGGCACAAGAGCCTGATAGACAAGCTGAAACTTTTAAAAGGGCGCCGGAATCAGATTGCAGAGCTGTACGTGCCGATGCACTATACGATGCTCAACGAGTATGACACGCCGTCGTCGGACGCATACAGGCGATCTATTTCCGATTACGGTGCAAAAACGCTCGGTTTCCGCCCGAAGCTCCTCAACAGCGGCCGCGTAAGCGAAGAAACGTATTTTAAATTCCTCAGCAATGTCGATATAGCCGTCTTCGGGGGACACAGGCCTCTGAATGCCGACGCCCTACTTTATCTGCTTCGCATGAGGAAAAAGATATTCCTGCCGAGGAGCACTTTTTTATACAAACTATTAAAGGATAACGGTTATCCTGTATTTGAGAGCGATGCGCTACCCGGCATGAAATTCGAAGAGTTTATCGCCCCTCTGCCAGTAACGGATGAAGTTTTCGAATGGGCGACAGAAAGGCTTGATTACCAGGCTGTACTGGAGAAATGGCGGAGTTTTTATAACTATGTAAATTCCAGACCGTCGAAAAAAGCGTTTAATAATAAGCATATAAAATATCTATATATCTTCTTTGGAACGCCGCACACGCTTGGAGGATACTGGAAAATGGTTGACAGCCGTGCCGACGCGGCCGACCATAAATATCTGATATTAAGAGAAAAATCAATTTTGAGATATGTGCCAGAGCTTGCCGAAAGAGACGACATACTCTACCTTTGCGAGGGAGGCAAGTTGAAAAAAGCGCGTTATCTATACCGCCTTTTCTCAAATGCGGACAATATCATCATTCACGGTATGTTTATAGGTACTTTGCCTGTCGCGATTCTCGCGCTGTTCAGGAAATTCCATAAAAAGCTTGCTTGGATCGAGTGGAGCGGAGATATCTGGCTGTGGAAGAGAGACGAGAACTGTCTTAAGGACAAGATAATAAACAAGCTGAATCACAGAATCAGGGAGGTAATACCGTACATCGTAATGACCGCTCCCACTGATGAAGAGAGATTCAAGAGCGAGTTTAAAACCGGCGCTAAGTGCGTGTACATAGCGTTGCCTACAAGGAGAAACGGAAATTCCAACGACGCCATCGATGCGGTGAGGCCGCCGCAGAAACCGGAGGATTCTCCGATAAGGATACAGATCGGGCATAACATGTTCCAGTTCAACAACCATATTAAGATTCTGGACAGCTTGAAGAAATTCGCGGATGAAGATATAGAGATATTTATCCCGATGGCATACGGGGACAGCGGATTAAACGGACAGTACGGCGGCTGGGAATATGTCAATATGGTGAAAAAGAAAGCGTCGCGGCTGTTTGGCGAGAAACTGGACCTTCTCACGCGCGTGATTCCTCTTGACGAATATACCGCAAAACTGTGGAATGTGGATATTGCAATATTCGGTTCCGAGAGGATATGCGGCGCAGCGAATATCTATATGCTGATTTACATGGGCAAGAAAGTATTTCTGCCCGGGACGAGCGAATATTATAAATTCTTTGTCGACAAGGGGATAAAAGTATTTGATACGAATAAGATATCCGAGATGACGTACGAGGAGTTTATCAAGCCCGTGGAGAACCAGGATAGCTCTTGGGTTCTGGATCAGTACAATCAAACGCTGATTCGTTCGCAGTGGGATGCCTTCTTCAAAGAACTTGATGAAAGACATCTGAAGAGATAG